From the Lathyrus oleraceus cultivar Zhongwan6 chromosome 4, CAAS_Psat_ZW6_1.0, whole genome shotgun sequence genome, one window contains:
- the LOC127076301 gene encoding vacuolar protein sorting-associated protein 2 homolog 1, with protein MSFLFGSRKTPAELLRENKRMLDKSIREIERERQGLQSQEKKLIADIKKSAKQGQMGAVRVMAKDLIRTRHQIEKFYKLKSQLQGVSLRIQTLKSTQAMGEAMKGVTKAMGQMNRQMNMPSLQKIMQEFEMQNEKMELVSEVMGDAIDDALEGDEEEEETDDLVNQVLDEIGIDINSELLNTPASTSVAAPAAKNRVAQAEPTGNDDGGIDDDLQARLDNLRKM; from the exons ATGAGTTTTCTGTTCGGCAGTAGAAAGACTCCCGCTG AGCTTTTGAGGGAAAATAAAAGGATGCTAGATAAGTCTATTAGAGAAATTGAAAGGGAAAGACAAGGTTTGCAGTCTCAAGAAAAGAAATTGATTGCAGATATTAAGAAGAGTGCCAAACAAGGACAGATG GGTGCTGTGAGGGTTATGGCCAAGGATCTTATCAGAACTCGTCATCAGATTGAAAAGTTTTACAAGCTAAAATCGCAACTTCAGGGTGTTTCTTTGAGAATTCAG ACACTGAAATCTACTCAAGCGATGGGGGAAGCTATGAAAGGAGTGACTAAAGCGATGGGTCAAATGAATAGGCAGATGAATATGCCTTCATTACAGAAGATAATGCAAGAGTTTGAAATGCAGAATGAGAAGATGGAACTGGTTTCTGAGGTGATGGGAGATGCAATTGATGATGCTTTAGAAGGTGACGAAGAAGAGGAAGAGACAGATGATCTTGTGAATCAGGTTCTTGATGAGATTGGAATCGATATCAACTCTGAG CTTTTGAATACACCTGCATCAACCTCAGTGGCTGCACCAGCGGCAAAGAACAGGGTTGCTCAGGCTGAACCAACCGGAAACGACGATGGTGGAATAGACGATGATCTACAAGCTAGGTTAGATAACCTGAGAAAAATGTGA
- the LOC127138051 gene encoding uncharacterized mitochondrial protein AtMg00810-like, which yields MSKQGMALHQRKYVKEILKRFLMDDSSPASSPVEPNLNLEKHGEEDKVDATLFKQIIGSMRYVCNTRPDIGFLVGLVSIYMSEPRVSHMKAARRIMRYLKDRQTMEFYFHKILKAKKLRLLVIHMLIGVKIRKIEEAHLVIFFKYLVHRSHGVRESNLW from the coding sequence ATGTCGAAGCAAGGTATGGCTctacatcaaagaaagtatgtcaaagagatactcaagagattcCTGATGGATGATTCGTCTCCTGCATCTTCACCTGTTGAACCAAACTTAAATTTGGAGAAGCATGGAGAGGAAGACAAAGTCGACgcaactttgttcaaacaaattaTCGGATCTATGAGATATGTGTGTAACACTCGACCTGATATAGGTTTCTTAGTCGGATTAGTGAGCATATACATGAGtgaaccaagggtgtcacacatgaaggctGCAAGAAGAATCATGAGATACTTAAAGGATCGACAAACTATGGAATTTTATTTCCACAAGATTCTGAAAGCAAAGAAGCTAAGATTACTTGTTATTCATATGTTGATTGGTGTGAAGATAAGGAAGATTGAAGAAGCACACCTAGTTATTTTTTTCAAGTATTTGGTGCATCGATCTCATGGTGTTCGAGAAAGCAACCTGTGGTGA